Proteins co-encoded in one Bacteroidota bacterium genomic window:
- a CDS encoding CPBP family intramembrane metalloprotease: MKCQNCQTEITRAISYCNKCGSKLITEPVDDYSKSINRTKVFFFVLLGYIALLHVLKLNSNYVYSIIADLIFAIIVVTFLVLNFNSIKGTLIPKITDYRLLTILCLGLVFLAFIVSHFANYLNESVFNNSNSTYIEHYKDSPLPLLFSIISVGVFPAIFEEIAFRGILFNELKNIVSTNSTIIISTVLFTILHFSLISFLWIFPIGLLFGYLRSKYDNLIYGIIGHFVYNSSIVMIEFINV; encoded by the coding sequence ATGAAGTGTCAGAATTGTCAAACTGAGATAACAAGAGCAATTTCTTATTGTAATAAATGTGGCTCTAAACTAATAACAGAACCAGTTGATGATTACAGTAAATCTATTAATAGAACCAAAGTATTCTTCTTTGTATTATTGGGCTATATTGCCTTATTACACGTATTAAAACTAAACAGCAATTATGTCTATTCAATAATTGCAGATTTAATTTTTGCAATTATTGTAGTTACATTTCTCGTTTTAAATTTCAACTCTATAAAAGGCACTCTAATTCCAAAAATAACTGATTATAGATTATTAACTATATTATGTCTCGGACTTGTATTTTTAGCCTTTATCGTTTCTCATTTTGCAAATTACTTGAACGAAAGTGTATTCAACAACAGTAACAGTACTTATATTGAACACTATAAGGACTCCCCTTTACCACTTTTATTTAGTATAATCTCAGTTGGGGTTTTTCCGGCAATCTTTGAGGAAATAGCATTTAGAGGTATACTTTTTAACGAATTAAAAAACATTGTATCTACTAATTCTACAATCATCATATCAACTGTTTTATTTACCATACTTCATTTCTCGTTGATTTCCTTCCTATGGATTTTCCCTATCGGTCTTTTATTCGGCTATTTAAGATCTAAATATGATAACTTAATTTATGGAATAATTGGTCACTTTGTATATAACTCAAGCATTGTGATGATTGAGTTTATTAATGTCTAA
- a CDS encoding VOC family protein: MLDKKSEATPKRVTGIGGIFFKCKDPKQVRDWYQKHLGLSTNQYGSVFEWFQGADSTKKGFTQWSPFNEKTKYFLPSTKDFMINYRVENLKWLVDDLKKNGVTVLDTIESYDYGKFVHILDIEGNKIELWEPNDVEYEKMGKQMGSKTTK; the protein is encoded by the coding sequence CTGCTCGATAAAAAAAGTGAAGCAACACCTAAAAGAGTCACCGGTATCGGCGGCATCTTTTTTAAATGCAAAGATCCCAAACAAGTGAGAGACTGGTATCAGAAACATTTGGGTTTAAGCACTAATCAGTACGGCTCCGTATTTGAATGGTTTCAGGGTGCCGACAGTACTAAAAAAGGATTTACGCAATGGAGTCCGTTTAATGAAAAAACAAAATACTTTTTGCCCTCTACCAAAGACTTCATGATTAATTACCGCGTAGAAAATTTAAAATGGTTGGTGGATGATTTAAAAAAGAATGGCGTTACGGTTTTAGATACCATTGAAAGTTATGATTACGGAAAGTTTGTACACATCCTGGATATTGAAGGCAATAAAATCGAACTCTGGGAACCCAATGATGTAGAGTATGAAAAAATGGGTAAACAAATGGGAAGTAAAACGACAAAATGA